The Polymorphobacter megasporae genome window below encodes:
- the gltB gene encoding glutamate synthase large subunit, translating into MTTTTASPEERARVAEFGMYRPDLESDACGVGLIAATDGRPSRRVVTAAIDALKAVWHRGAVDADGKTGDGAGIHVELPRDFFIEHIGRAGHAPKPNLLAVGQIFLPRTDLAAQETCRTIVESEIIGFGYTIYGWRQVPVDVGVIGTKAMASRPEIEQIMIAGPLPTAAGDPAGNAAIEAFEKDLYLIRRRIERAVIAAQIQGFYVCSLSARSIIYKGLFLAEELSVFYPDLMDERFVSRFAIYHQRYSTNTFPQWWLAQPFRCLAHNGEINTVRGNKNWMKSHEIKMAASAFGEHSEDIKPLIPAGASDTAALDAVFEAFVRSGRDAPTAKLMMIPEAWQKDDTLPDAHRAMYAFFASVMEAWDGPAALAMTDGRWVLAGVDRSALRPMRYLLTNDGLLVTGSEAGMVVVPETSITAKGALGPGEMIAVDLDGELGEGPRFYSDRAIKDRIAGAQPYADWVEHFRNFTDIPGHDGAQPAPAFTRSELRQRQVAAGLTMEDMELLLSPMVEDAKEAVGSMGDDTPLAVISSRARCLSHFFRQNFSQVTNPPIDSLRETRVMSLKTRFSNFANILDHDARQEGVMVLDSPVLTNLGWDLLGRHYAAQAATIDCTFEVSGGPDGLRAAIARVRAEAEHAVRSGKSQLFLTDENQSADRAGITMILAAAGVHTHLVAKGLRAFSSINVRSSECLDTHYFAVLVGVGATTVNAYLAQEAIADRHARGLFGARSYDECVARYKKAVEDGLLKIMGKMGIAVISSYRGGYNFEAVGLSRALVNDFFPGMPAKISGEGFASIHLNAQLRHEKAWDEDVAALPVGGLYRYRAGAEDHAYQANLIHLLQTAVTNDSYSDYVRFTRGVAELPPIYLRDLLEFNFARTPARIDTVESITEIRKRFVTPGMSLGALGPEAHETLAIAMNRIGAKAVSGEGGEDRKRFTPYANGDNANSAVKQIASGRFGVTAEYLNACTEIEIKVAQGAKPGEGGQLPGFKVTELIARLRHSTPGVMLISPPPHHDIYSIEDLAQLIYDLKQINPFARVCVKLVSSAGIGTVAAGVAKAHADVILISGHVGGTAASPQSSIKYAGTPWEMGLSEVNQVLTLNGLRHRVKLRTDGGLKTGRDIVIAAILGAEEYGIGTLGLVAMGCIMVRQCHSNTCPVGICSQDEALRAKFSGTPEKVINLMSFIAEEVRDILAKLGAKSLDEVIGRTELLRQVSRGAEHLDDLDLNPILVKVDAPDESRRFGIANHRNEVPDSLDLDILRDGAALFDRAEKMQLTYTVRNTHRAVGTRASSAIVRKFGMTGLAPGHLHVRLRGSAGQSLGAFGVQGLKLEVFGEANDYVGKGLSGATIVVRPMVSSTLVARDNTIIGNTVLYGATSGRLFAAGRAGERFAVRNSGATVVVEGCGANGCEYMTGGVAVILGKAGENFGAGMTGGMAFVHDADGNFARKINPDSIVLNRIASAHWDGVLRGLIEEHEAETGSKWAAELLLDWERARGDFWQVCPKEMLTRLAHPLVDARVMEAAE; encoded by the coding sequence ATGACCACCACCACCGCCTCCCCCGAAGAACGCGCCCGTGTTGCCGAATTCGGCATGTACCGCCCCGACCTCGAATCCGATGCGTGCGGGGTCGGCCTCATCGCCGCGACCGACGGGCGGCCCTCGCGCCGGGTCGTCACCGCGGCGATCGACGCGCTCAAGGCCGTCTGGCACCGCGGCGCGGTCGATGCCGATGGCAAGACCGGGGATGGGGCGGGGATCCACGTCGAGCTGCCGCGCGATTTCTTCATCGAACATATCGGGCGCGCGGGTCACGCGCCGAAGCCGAACCTGCTCGCGGTCGGGCAGATCTTCCTGCCGCGGACCGATCTTGCCGCGCAGGAGACGTGCCGGACGATCGTCGAGAGCGAGATCATCGGCTTCGGCTACACGATCTACGGCTGGCGGCAGGTGCCGGTCGACGTCGGCGTGATCGGGACCAAGGCGATGGCGTCGCGTCCCGAGATCGAGCAGATCATGATCGCCGGCCCGCTTCCGACTGCGGCGGGCGATCCGGCGGGCAACGCCGCGATCGAGGCGTTCGAGAAGGACCTCTACCTCATCCGCCGCCGGATCGAGCGCGCGGTGATCGCGGCACAGATCCAGGGCTTCTACGTCTGCTCGCTGTCGGCGCGGTCGATCATCTACAAGGGGCTGTTCCTCGCCGAGGAGCTTTCGGTTTTCTACCCCGACCTGATGGACGAGCGCTTCGTGTCGCGCTTCGCGATCTACCACCAGCGCTACAGCACCAACACCTTCCCGCAATGGTGGCTGGCGCAGCCGTTCCGCTGCCTCGCGCACAACGGCGAGATCAACACCGTCCGCGGCAACAAGAACTGGATGAAAAGCCACGAGATCAAGATGGCGGCGTCGGCGTTTGGCGAGCATTCGGAGGACATCAAGCCGCTGATCCCGGCAGGCGCGAGCGACACCGCCGCGTTGGACGCGGTGTTCGAGGCGTTCGTTCGCTCGGGCCGCGACGCGCCGACGGCGAAGCTGATGATGATCCCCGAGGCGTGGCAGAAGGACGACACGCTGCCCGACGCGCACCGCGCGATGTACGCGTTTTTCGCGAGCGTGATGGAGGCATGGGACGGTCCGGCGGCGCTGGCGATGACCGACGGGCGCTGGGTGCTTGCGGGCGTTGATCGCAGCGCGCTGCGCCCGATGCGCTACCTGCTGACCAACGACGGGCTGCTCGTCACGGGGTCGGAGGCGGGGATGGTCGTCGTTCCGGAAACCTCGATCACCGCCAAGGGCGCGCTCGGTCCGGGCGAGATGATCGCGGTCGACCTCGACGGCGAGCTGGGGGAAGGACCGCGTTTCTATTCCGACCGCGCGATCAAGGACCGCATCGCCGGGGCGCAGCCGTACGCCGACTGGGTCGAGCATTTCCGCAACTTCACCGACATCCCCGGGCACGACGGGGCGCAGCCCGCCCCCGCCTTCACCCGGAGCGAACTTCGCCAGCGGCAGGTCGCGGCGGGGCTGACGATGGAGGACATGGAACTGCTCCTCAGCCCGATGGTCGAGGACGCCAAGGAGGCGGTCGGCAGCATGGGCGACGACACCCCGCTCGCGGTGATCTCGTCGCGCGCGCGGTGCCTCAGCCACTTCTTCCGCCAGAACTTCAGCCAGGTGACCAACCCGCCGATCGACTCGCTGCGCGAGACGCGGGTGATGTCGCTCAAGACGCGCTTCTCGAATTTCGCCAACATCCTCGATCACGACGCGCGACAGGAGGGGGTGATGGTCCTCGACTCGCCGGTCCTGACCAACCTCGGCTGGGACCTGCTCGGGCGGCATTATGCGGCGCAGGCGGCGACGATCGATTGCACCTTCGAAGTCAGCGGCGGTCCCGATGGCCTGCGCGCGGCGATCGCGCGGGTCCGCGCCGAGGCCGAGCACGCGGTCCGCTCGGGCAAGTCGCAACTGTTCCTGACCGACGAGAACCAGTCGGCCGACCGCGCCGGGATCACGATGATCCTCGCCGCCGCCGGAGTGCACACCCACCTCGTTGCCAAGGGTTTGCGCGCATTTTCGAGCATCAACGTTCGCTCGTCCGAATGCCTCGACACGCATTATTTCGCGGTGCTGGTCGGGGTCGGGGCGACGACGGTCAACGCGTACCTCGCGCAGGAGGCGATCGCCGACCGCCACGCGCGCGGGCTGTTCGGCGCGCGGAGCTATGACGAGTGCGTCGCGCGCTACAAGAAGGCGGTCGAGGACGGGCTGCTCAAGATCATGGGCAAGATGGGCATCGCGGTCATCTCGTCGTACCGCGGCGGCTATAACTTCGAGGCGGTCGGGCTGAGCCGCGCGCTGGTCAACGACTTCTTTCCGGGCATGCCGGCGAAGATCTCGGGGGAGGGCTTCGCCTCGATCCATTTGAACGCGCAACTGCGCCACGAAAAGGCGTGGGACGAGGACGTCGCCGCATTGCCGGTCGGCGGGCTGTACCGCTACCGCGCCGGGGCCGAGGACCACGCCTATCAGGCGAATTTGATCCACCTGCTCCAGACTGCGGTGACCAACGACAGCTATTCCGACTATGTCCGCTTCACCCGCGGCGTCGCCGAACTGCCGCCGATCTACCTCCGCGACCTGCTCGAATTCAACTTCGCGCGGACCCCGGCGCGGATCGACACGGTCGAATCGATTACCGAGATCCGCAAGCGCTTCGTCACCCCGGGCATGTCGCTCGGCGCGCTCGGGCCCGAGGCGCACGAGACGCTGGCGATCGCGATGAACCGGATCGGCGCGAAGGCGGTCAGCGGCGAGGGCGGCGAGGACCGCAAGCGCTTCACCCCCTACGCCAACGGCGACAACGCGAATTCGGCGGTCAAGCAGATCGCGTCGGGGCGCTTTGGCGTCACCGCGGAATATCTGAACGCGTGCACCGAGATCGAGATCAAGGTCGCGCAGGGGGCGAAGCCGGGCGAGGGCGGCCAGCTTCCCGGCTTCAAGGTCACCGAGCTGATCGCGCGGCTGCGGCATTCGACCCCCGGCGTGATGCTGATCTCGCCGCCGCCGCACCACGATATCTATTCGATCGAGGACCTCGCGCAGCTGATCTACGACCTCAAGCAGATCAATCCGTTCGCGCGGGTCTGCGTCAAGCTGGTCAGCTCGGCGGGCATCGGCACCGTCGCCGCGGGCGTCGCCAAGGCGCACGCCGACGTCATCCTGATCTCAGGGCATGTCGGCGGCACCGCCGCGTCGCCGCAATCGTCGATCAAATACGCCGGGACGCCGTGGGAGATGGGCCTGTCGGAGGTCAACCAGGTGCTGACGCTCAACGGCCTGCGCCACCGCGTTAAGCTGCGCACCGACGGCGGCTTGAAGACCGGGCGCGACATCGTGATCGCCGCGATCCTCGGCGCCGAGGAATACGGCATCGGCACGCTCGGGCTCGTCGCGATGGGGTGCATCATGGTCCGCCAATGCCACTCGAACACCTGCCCCGTCGGCATCTGCTCGCAGGACGAGGCGCTCCGGGCCAAGTTCAGCGGGACGCCCGAGAAGGTCATCAACCTGATGAGCTTCATCGCCGAGGAGGTCCGCGACATTCTCGCCAAGCTCGGCGCGAAGTCGTTGGACGAGGTCATCGGCCGGACCGAGCTGCTCCGGCAGGTCAGCCGCGGCGCCGAACATCTCGACGACCTCGACTTGAACCCGATCCTCGTCAAGGTCGACGCCCCCGACGAATCGCGCCGCTTCGGCATCGCCAACCACCGCAACGAGGTCCCCGACAGCCTTGACCTCGACATATTGCGCGACGGCGCGGCGCTGTTCGACCGCGCCGAGAAAATGCAGCTGACCTACACCGTCCGCAACACCCACCGCGCGGTCGGCACGCGCGCGTCGTCGGCGATCGTCCGCAAGTTCGGCATGACGGGCTTGGCACCCGGCCACCTCCACGTCCGGCTGCGCGGCTCGGCGGGGCAGAGCCTCGGCGCGTTCGGCGTCCAGGGGTTGAAGCTCGAGGTCTTCGGCGAGGCGAACGACTATGTCGGCAAGGGGCTGAGCGGCGCGACGATCGTCGTCCGCCCGATGGTGTCGTCGACGCTCGTCGCGCGCGACAACACGATTATCGGCAACACGGTATTATACGGCGCGACGTCGGGGCGGCTATTCGCGGCGGGACGCGCGGGCGAGCGCTTCGCGGTGCGAAACTCGGGCGCAACCGTCGTCGTCGAGGGCTGCGGCGCAAACGGCTGCGAATATATGACCGGGGGCGTCGCCGTCATACTCGGCAAGGCGGGCGAGAATTTCGGCGCAGGGATGACCGGCGGCATGGCGTTCGTCCATGACGCCGACGGCAATTTTGCGCGGAAGATCAACCCTGACAGCATCGTCCTGAACCGCATCGCCAGCGCGCATTGGGACGGCGTGCTGCGCGGCCTAATCGAGGAGCATGAGGCGGAGACCGGGTCGAAATGGGCAGCCGAACTGCTGCTCGACTGGGAGCGTGCCCGTGGCGATTTTTGGCAGGTGTGTCCGAAGGAGATGCTGACGCGGCTGGCGCATCCGTTGGTCGACGCGCGGGTCATGGAGGCGGCGGAGTAG
- a CDS encoding DUF1636 family protein: MLKPASSGPALIVCSTCRGPDGAAGGGAALLKALRESGRDLDGTIAVDKMACLWSCGAGASVQLRAPGKIGYVMGGFAAADAPDILAFAAAYAATADGEVPFDLWPKGVLGHFIARIPPPGLLIQ; the protein is encoded by the coding sequence GTGCTGAAACCCGCATCCTCCGGCCCCGCGCTGATCGTCTGCTCGACCTGCCGCGGCCCCGACGGCGCGGCCGGCGGCGGCGCAGCGTTACTCAAGGCGTTGCGCGAGTCTGGGCGTGACCTCGATGGCACCATTGCGGTCGACAAGATGGCGTGCCTGTGGAGCTGCGGCGCGGGGGCTTCGGTCCAGCTCCGCGCGCCCGGCAAGATCGGCTACGTCATGGGCGGATTCGCCGCCGCCGACGCGCCCGACATCCTTGCCTTCGCCGCCGCTTATGCCGCGACCGCCGATGGCGAGGTGCCGTTCGACCTATGGCCGAAAGGCGTGCTGGGACACTTCATCGCGCGCATCCCGCCGCCGGGACTGTTGATCCAGTAG
- a CDS encoding CBS domain-containing protein, producing the protein MTVASILRDKGNTIISVHPETPLMELVATIASRRIGAVLVLDGAGDLAGIVSERDVVKALASRGPELHKVNAGDVMTSNVTTVTPATTINEAMELMDHGYFRHLPVLDDGALVGIVSVRDVVRARIDHHVEENQTLVSYINTRV; encoded by the coding sequence ATGACGGTTGCATCGATCCTGCGCGATAAGGGCAACACCATCATCTCGGTTCATCCGGAGACGCCGTTAATGGAGCTGGTGGCAACCATCGCCTCGCGGCGGATCGGGGCGGTGCTCGTGCTCGACGGCGCGGGCGATCTCGCCGGGATCGTCAGCGAGCGCGACGTCGTCAAGGCGCTCGCGAGCCGAGGGCCCGAACTTCACAAGGTCAACGCCGGCGACGTGATGACCAGCAATGTCACCACCGTCACCCCGGCGACGACGATCAACGAGGCGATGGAGCTGATGGATCACGGCTATTTCCGCCATCTGCCGGTGCTCGACGACGGCGCGCTGGTCGGAATCGTCAGCGTCCGCGACGTCGTCCGCGCCCGCATCGACCATCACGTCGAGGAAAATCAGACGCTGGTGTCGTACATCAACACCCGGGTCTGA
- a CDS encoding SIMPL domain-containing protein, with protein MIRHLLTAAALIAAVPALADDGPKVPTLTVSAEGHTDRAPDVADLSGGVVTTAATAASAMAANATQMTAVVAAVRKAGIAERDIQTSGLSLAPQYKYQDNQPPVLTGYQATNSVSLRVRKLNDAGRLVDALVAAGANQISGPNFLVDAADAALDEARVAAVATARARADLYAKAAGLHVKRIVSISESGGEGPVIRPMAMMLRAKAADSTPVVPGEVSLAITVNIVFELE; from the coding sequence ATGATCCGCCACCTGCTTACCGCCGCCGCCCTGATCGCCGCCGTTCCCGCGCTGGCCGACGACGGCCCCAAGGTGCCGACGCTGACCGTCAGCGCCGAGGGCCACACCGACCGCGCGCCCGACGTCGCCGACCTGTCGGGCGGGGTCGTCACCACCGCGGCGACTGCGGCAAGCGCGATGGCGGCGAACGCGACGCAGATGACCGCGGTCGTCGCTGCCGTCCGCAAGGCCGGGATCGCCGAGCGCGACATCCAGACGAGCGGGCTCAGCCTCGCGCCGCAATACAAGTATCAGGACAACCAGCCCCCCGTGCTGACGGGGTATCAAGCGACCAATTCGGTGTCGCTGCGCGTTCGCAAGTTGAACGACGCCGGGCGGCTGGTCGATGCCCTCGTCGCGGCTGGCGCGAACCAAATCAGCGGGCCGAATTTCCTCGTCGACGCCGCCGATGCCGCGCTCGACGAGGCGCGGGTTGCCGCCGTCGCCACCGCCCGCGCCCGCGCCGACCTCTACGCCAAGGCAGCGGGGCTCCACGTCAAGCGCATCGTCTCGATCTCCGAAAGCGGCGGCGAAGGCCCGGTGATCCGCCCGATGGCGATGATGCTGCGCGCGAAGGCGGCGGACTCGACCCCGGTGGTGCCGGGCGAGGTATCGCTCGCGATCACGGTCAACATCGTGTTCGAGCTCGAGTAG
- a CDS encoding GlsB/YeaQ/YmgE family stress response membrane protein: MPEHGFIGWIVVGLIVGAIAKIFTPGPSGCIATILIGIAGSLFAGWAGSHWFHLYRDGSAPGLIASVLGAVVLLAVARLVTGRN; this comes from the coding sequence ATGCCCGAACATGGCTTTATTGGCTGGATCGTCGTCGGCCTCATCGTCGGTGCGATCGCCAAGATCTTCACCCCGGGACCGTCGGGGTGCATCGCGACGATCCTGATCGGCATCGCCGGATCGCTGTTCGCCGGCTGGGCGGGATCGCACTGGTTTCACCTCTACCGCGACGGCAGCGCCCCGGGGCTGATCGCGTCGGTCCTCGGCGCGGTTGTCCTGCTCGCGGTCGCGCGACTGGTAACCGGGCGCAACTGA
- a CDS encoding efflux RND transporter periplasmic adaptor subunit, whose product MNMHRPIDETTMAVPFDDAVSPRRRWLRPLLIVVAILVVAGIAWALLGRGKKPDAAPAAAVLPTVTVVIPGQRAVADQITATGSIAARHDSVVGVNGEGGLVTAVLVDAGQTVRKGQVLARIDSSVQAQQVASMTAGVRSAKADAALAQSNLDRAAKLVDKGFISKADIDLKTATRDGMNAKVRVAEAQAGEMQARMARLDVRAPAAGLVLMRNVETGQIVGSGSNNLFRIAEDGILEMRALVAEQDMGRLKVGLPATVRPVGSSTDYHGRIWLLDPVIDAGSRQGVARIALAYAPGLRVGAFANASVAAGAATRPVLPQSAVMVDDTGSFVYVIGADGVVVKRPVKVGSVTIEGMSITSGLNGTERVVESAGAFLQPGEKVKPVVASDTGAN is encoded by the coding sequence ATGAACATGCACAGGCCGATCGACGAAACGACGATGGCGGTGCCGTTCGACGACGCCGTTTCGCCGCGCCGTCGCTGGCTGCGGCCGCTGCTGATCGTCGTCGCCATCCTCGTCGTCGCGGGCATCGCCTGGGCGCTGCTGGGACGCGGCAAGAAGCCCGACGCCGCACCCGCCGCCGCCGTCCTGCCGACCGTCACCGTCGTCATTCCGGGGCAGCGCGCGGTCGCCGACCAGATCACCGCGACCGGCAGCATCGCCGCGCGACATGATTCGGTCGTCGGGGTCAACGGCGAGGGCGGGCTCGTCACCGCAGTGCTCGTCGACGCCGGGCAAACCGTCCGGAAGGGGCAGGTTCTCGCGCGGATCGATTCGTCGGTCCAGGCGCAGCAGGTCGCGTCGATGACGGCGGGCGTCCGCTCGGCGAAGGCCGACGCCGCGCTCGCCCAGTCGAACCTCGACCGCGCGGCGAAGCTCGTCGACAAGGGCTTCATCTCCAAGGCCGACATCGATCTGAAGACCGCGACGCGCGACGGCATGAACGCCAAGGTCCGCGTTGCCGAGGCGCAGGCGGGCGAGATGCAGGCGCGGATGGCGCGGCTCGACGTCCGCGCACCCGCCGCCGGGCTGGTGCTGATGCGCAACGTCGAAACCGGGCAGATCGTCGGGTCGGGGTCGAACAACCTGTTCCGCATCGCCGAGGACGGCATCCTCGAAATGCGCGCGCTCGTCGCCGAACAGGACATGGGACGATTGAAGGTCGGGTTGCCCGCGACGGTCCGCCCGGTCGGCTCGTCGACCGATTATCACGGCCGCATCTGGCTGCTCGACCCCGTGATCGACGCCGGCAGCCGCCAGGGCGTCGCGCGGATCGCGCTCGCGTATGCGCCGGGCCTCCGCGTGGGCGCGTTCGCCAATGCCTCGGTCGCGGCGGGTGCGGCAACGCGTCCCGTCCTGCCGCAGTCGGCGGTGATGGTCGACGACACCGGCAGCTTCGTCTATGTCATCGGTGCCGACGGCGTCGTCGTGAAGCGGCCGGTCAAGGTCGGCAGCGTGACGATCGAGGGCATGAGCATCACGTCCGGATTGAACGGCACCGAACGTGTCGTCGAGAGCGCGGGGGCGTTCCTCCAGCCCGGCGAAAAGGTCAAGCCGGTCGTGGCGTCGGATACCGGAGCGAACTGA
- a CDS encoding efflux RND transporter permease subunit: MRNISSWAIRNPTFPIVLFLILTFLGVVSFNGMAINDQPDITFPLVSVTVSQPGAAPTEMEKQITQKIEGAVASVAGAEHITSYAVEGISGTNIEFAIGTPVDRAVNDVRDAVAKIRSDLPDGILEPQVQRQVFNGPYGTWSVTTTDMTLEQLSWFVDNVVTKRLLSIPGVGGVNRSGGVDREIRVDLDPVKLQAYGVTAAQINSTLRSLNIDATGGRTEVAGAEQAVRVLGGAQTALSLANTQITISANRTVRLGDVATVRDGNAEQRTLTRNNGRETTLFTVQKALQASEVQTMDKVEAEIAKIAKENPKAHITLVDDEVKHTREGYRAAMRSLFEGAFLAVVVVFFFLRDWRATLISAIAIPLSCIPAFFFMNALGFTLNGISLLALSLVAGILVDDAIVEIENIVRHMRMGKTPWQASMDAADEIGLAVVATTMAIVAVFLPVALMPGISGQYFKQFGLTVVIAVLMSLLVARLITPLCAAYFLRPHGEQPHGRGPIMLRYISFLRWSIRHRWLTVLGGVFAFGLTIYLGMQLPVAFQPPRDSGQSTVTIEMAPGVRLEDVKRVSGEATRLLRARPEVQDVLESVGQSDEVRFSSLQVTLVPRDKRKLSTVGFERDMAPALRALPDARVNFQSQTGGFGGYDITVMLVGDDPITLHKAAESVVSGMKRLPSLRDSHIDADLQRPEIVIKPHFDLAAQMGVSVQALSQTIRIATIGDVPQNLAKFSLSDRQIPIRVQLPDNARNDLETIRNLPVPTSVAQLTGPSVPLKVLADIDFGEGAVKIRRYNQGRRIALVASLAPGAQSGDAMNAIYALPAFKNLPQGVKQVAVGDQEWIGELFINFITALVAGVLLVFAVLILLYRRILPPFVNMASLFLAPLGAVIALLITGMAFSLPVCIGLLMLLGVVAKNSILLIDFAIEEMRMGIDRVEAILDAGRKRAQPIVMTSVAMVAGMLPVALSIGTDGSFRQPMGVAVIGGITLSTILTLIIVPAAFTIADDLEKWMGRRMGGVFNTADEPAAPHVRPGPVAPQPAE, translated from the coding sequence ATGCGGAATATCTCAAGCTGGGCGATCCGGAACCCGACGTTCCCGATCGTGCTGTTCCTGATCCTGACGTTTCTCGGCGTCGTCAGCTTCAACGGCATGGCGATCAACGACCAGCCCGACATCACCTTTCCGCTCGTCTCGGTCACCGTCAGCCAGCCCGGCGCGGCGCCGACCGAAATGGAAAAGCAGATCACCCAGAAGATCGAGGGCGCGGTCGCCTCGGTTGCCGGGGCCGAGCACATCACCTCGTACGCGGTCGAAGGCATTTCCGGCACCAACATTGAATTCGCCATCGGGACGCCGGTCGACCGCGCGGTCAACGACGTCCGCGACGCGGTCGCCAAGATTCGCTCCGACCTGCCCGATGGCATCCTCGAGCCGCAGGTCCAGCGGCAGGTGTTCAATGGGCCGTACGGCACGTGGTCGGTGACGACGACCGACATGACGCTCGAGCAGTTGAGCTGGTTCGTCGACAACGTCGTCACCAAGCGCTTGCTGTCGATCCCCGGGGTCGGCGGCGTCAACCGCTCGGGCGGTGTCGATCGCGAAATCCGCGTCGACCTCGATCCGGTCAAGCTCCAGGCGTACGGCGTCACCGCGGCGCAGATCAACAGCACGCTGCGCTCGCTCAACATCGACGCGACCGGCGGCCGAACCGAAGTTGCCGGCGCCGAGCAGGCGGTCCGTGTCCTCGGCGGCGCGCAGACCGCGCTGTCGCTGGCGAACACCCAAATCACGATCTCGGCCAACCGCACCGTCCGCCTCGGCGATGTCGCGACGGTACGCGACGGCAATGCCGAGCAGCGGACGCTGACGCGCAACAACGGTCGCGAGACGACGCTGTTCACCGTCCAGAAGGCGCTGCAGGCCTCCGAAGTCCAGACGATGGACAAGGTCGAGGCGGAGATTGCCAAGATCGCCAAGGAAAACCCCAAGGCGCACATCACGCTCGTCGACGACGAGGTCAAGCATACCCGCGAAGGCTATCGCGCGGCGATGCGCTCGCTGTTCGAAGGCGCGTTCCTCGCGGTCGTCGTCGTGTTCTTCTTCCTGCGCGACTGGCGCGCGACGCTGATCTCGGCGATCGCGATCCCGCTGTCGTGCATCCCGGCGTTCTTCTTCATGAACGCGCTCGGCTTCACCCTGAACGGCATCAGTCTGCTCGCGCTGAGCCTCGTTGCGGGCATCCTCGTCGACGACGCAATCGTCGAGATCGAGAACATCGTCCGGCATATGCGGATGGGCAAGACGCCGTGGCAGGCATCGATGGACGCCGCCGACGAGATCGGCCTCGCGGTCGTCGCGACGACGATGGCGATCGTCGCGGTGTTCCTCCCCGTCGCGCTGATGCCCGGCATTTCGGGCCAGTATTTCAAGCAGTTCGGCCTGACCGTCGTCATCGCGGTGCTGATGTCGCTGCTCGTCGCGCGGCTGATCACGCCGCTGTGCGCCGCGTACTTCCTGCGCCCGCACGGTGAACAGCCGCATGGGCGGGGGCCGATCATGCTCCGCTATATCTCGTTCCTGCGCTGGTCGATCCGGCATCGCTGGCTCACCGTGCTCGGCGGTGTCTTCGCCTTCGGCCTGACGATCTATCTCGGCATGCAGCTGCCGGTCGCGTTCCAGCCGCCGCGCGATAGCGGCCAGTCGACCGTGACGATCGAGATGGCGCCGGGCGTCCGGCTCGAGGACGTCAAGCGTGTCTCGGGCGAGGCAACTAGATTGCTCCGCGCGCGGCCCGAGGTTCAGGACGTTCTCGAATCAGTCGGACAGAGCGACGAGGTTCGCTTCTCCAGCCTCCAGGTCACGCTCGTCCCGCGCGACAAGCGCAAGCTGTCGACCGTCGGCTTCGAACGCGACATGGCCCCGGCCCTACGCGCGCTGCCCGACGCACGGGTCAACTTCCAGTCGCAAACCGGCGGCTTCGGCGGTTACGACATCACTGTCATGCTCGTCGGCGATGACCCGATCACGCTCCACAAGGCGGCGGAATCGGTTGTGTCGGGGATGAAGCGTCTGCCGTCGCTGCGTGACTCGCACATCGATGCCGACCTCCAGCGCCCCGAGATCGTCATCAAGCCGCACTTCGATCTCGCCGCGCAGATGGGCGTGTCGGTCCAGGCGCTCAGCCAGACGATCCGCATCGCGACGATCGGCGACGTGCCGCAAAACCTCGCCAAATTCTCGTTGAGCGACCGGCAGATCCCGATCCGCGTCCAGCTCCCCGACAATGCGCGCAACGATCTCGAAACGATCCGCAACCTGCCGGTGCCGACGTCGGTGGCGCAGCTGACCGGGCCGTCGGTGCCGTTGAAGGTGCTCGCCGATATCGACTTCGGCGAGGGCGCGGTGAAGATCCGCCGCTACAATCAGGGCCGCCGCATCGCGCTCGTCGCGAGCCTCGCGCCGGGTGCCCAGAGCGGCGACGCGATGAACGCGATCTACGCGCTGCCCGCGTTCAAGAACCTGCCGCAGGGCGTCAAGCAGGTCGCGGTCGGCGACCAGGAGTGGATCGGCGAGCTGTTCATCAACTTCATCACCGCGCTCGTCGCCGGCGTGCTGCTGGTGTTCGCGGTGCTGATCCTGCTCTACCGCCGCATCCTTCCGCCGTTCGTCAACATGGCATCGCTGTTCCTTGCGCCGCTCGGTGCGGTGATCGCGCTGCTGATCACCGGCATGGCGTTCTCGCTGCCGGTCTGCATCGGGCTGCTGATGCTTCTCGGCGTCGTCGCCAAGAACTCGATCCTGCTGATCGACTTCGCGATCGAGGAGATGCGGATGGGGATCGACCGGGTCGAGGCGATTCTCGACGCGGGCCGCAAGCGCGCGCAGCCGATCGTCATGACCTCGGTCGCGATGGTCGCCGGTATGCTGCCAGTCGCGCTGTCGATCGGCACCGACGGCTCATTCCGCCAGCCGATGGGCGTCGCGGTGATCGGCGGCATCACGCTGTCGACGATCCTGACGCTGATCATCGTGCCGGCCGCCTTCACCATCGCCGACGACTTGGAAAAGTGGATGGGGCGGCGGATGGGCGGGGTGTTTAACACCGCCGATGAGCCGGCGGCCCCGCATGTTCGACCCGGTCCCGTGGCACCGCAGCCCGCCGAGTGA